A single region of the Amphiura filiformis chromosome 7, Afil_fr2py, whole genome shotgun sequence genome encodes:
- the LOC140157647 gene encoding cytochrome P450 2J4-like: MASLVDEISGTSLFALTAFILTLVYITVSIKSRKTSSPASSYPPSLGLFKTLWLLYRSGLPMYELGRQLGYKYGGIYMINVFGRKVVFLTDFPLIKEAFTNSSLQARPNLELDNHGTQQGVILASGERWNQERRFILESFKKFGVGRSKFEDQIETESKYLIEEIAKLKGEKFDPNHVLVNAVSNVIVSVIFGKRYEYSDEGFKYFLNLGTRQTKDIIANLLFLFVPIFPHLPFGKQIHTNMEDAALELHTFVGGIIKNHKRDLDTEIHRDLIDAYLSELRLNENGSGGKLSMLNEFNLTVTIKQMFIAGTDTTALTLRWAMLYMALNPNIQKNVHDEIDEAVGRNRLPKLADKPNLQYTQAVLLELQRMSSISRFGVPHACTKTTTVRGVTIPEGFIVVSNLWAVHRDPNLWPEPWKFKPERFLDDNGQVANRDELIPFSTGRRICLGESLARMELYIFFTHLMHQFLIEGSNWKDDTVSIVDQGRNPKDYEIHAIHRD; the protein is encoded by the exons atggctTCATTGGTTGATGAAATAAGTGGTACTTCGTTGTTTGCGCTCACTGCATTTATTCTGACCCTCGTCTATATTACTGTCTCCATCAAGAGCCGTAAAACATCCTCCCCGGCATCCTCATACCCACCCTCCCTTGGTTTGTTCAAAACTTTGTGGCTCTTATATCGCTCCGGTCTACCTATGTATGAATTGGGTCGTCAACTCGGTTACAAATACGGAGGAATATACATGATCAATGTGTTTGGCCGAAAAGTTGTGTTCTTAACAGACTTTCCGTTGATTAAGGAGGCGTTTACTAATTCCAGTTTGCAGGCAAGGCCAAACTTAGAGCTGGACAACCACGGTACACAGCAGG GCGTCATTTTGGCAAGCGGTGAAAGGTGGAACCAAGAACGTCGATTCATCCTAGAGAGCTTCAAGAAATTTGGCGTTGGAAGATCTAAATTTGAAGATCAAATTGAAACTGAAAGCAAGTATTTGATCGAAGAAATCGCCAAGCTTAAGGGAGAGAAATTTGATCCAAACCATGTTTTAGTCAACGCTGTTTCCAATGTCATAGTTTCTGTTATTTTTGGCAAACGTTATGAATATTCGGATGAAGGATTTAAATACTTTCTCAATTTAGGCACGCGTCAAACTAAGGATATTATCGCAAATCTACTGTTCCTATTCGTTCCGATTTTCCCACATCTACCATTCGGTAAGCAAATCCACACTAACATGGAAGATGCCGCGCTTGAGTTGCACACTTTCGTTGGCGGAATTATCAAAAATCACAAACGCGATTTGGATACAGAAATCCACCGTGATCTCATTGATGCATATCTGAGCGAGTTACGCTTAAACGAAAATGGCTCAGGTGGAAAGCTCTCGATGCTTAATGAATTCAATCTGACAGTTACCATCAAACAGATGTTCATTGCTGGAACAGACACTACTGCTTTGACACTACGTTGGGCCATGCTTTATATGGCTCTCAACCCTAACATACAGAAGAATGTCCACGACGAAATTGATGAAGCAGTTGGTAGGAACAGGCTTCCGAAACTTGCCGATAAACCCAACTTACAATACACTCAAGCTGTGTTGTTAGAATTACAACGAATGTCAAGCATTTCACGTTTCGGCGTACCTCACGCTTGCACAAAGACCACAACTGTACGTGGTGTTACCATTCCAGAAGGATTTATAGTGGTGTCCAATTTATGGGCTGTCCATCGTGACCCAAACCTGTGGCCAGAGCCATGGAAGTTCAAACCGGAACGATTTCTGGATGATAATGGCCAAGTTGCCAACCGTGACGAGTTGATTCCGTTCAGTACAG GTCGACGCATTTGCCTTGGAGAAAGCCTAGCTAGGATGGAGCTCTATATCTTCTTCACCCATCTCATGCATCAATTCCTAATCGAAGGCTCCAACTGGAAAGACGATACTGTATCAATAGTCGATCAAGGAAGGAATCCAAAAGATTATGAAATACACGCCATACATCGTGATTAG